A region from the Papaver somniferum cultivar HN1 unplaced genomic scaffold, ASM357369v1 unplaced-scaffold_125, whole genome shotgun sequence genome encodes:
- the LOC113331618 gene encoding uncharacterized protein LOC113331618 translates to MNTLQTMNTTTKDNNDNNGVSSTTTKTTLQDVDVDALAHCAKYLNLQDLSSFATTCKLFKSVAYSDSIWNYWFREHWPFQISLSYLHTSGASREAYLARRSAVRGFKYIDPAIFQYVASPKANSHILLNKNRIILSQHSRIQIFKTDKKDAAVSVTLQDHNARITCVRCFPLNETSLFRRKGDDLLVTSSSDHSIRLWWEDRCQRCFKGHNGTVTTIADKLLGDTDVRVLASGGEDKTVRLWSISSSGKRGQHALRKTFFGHERPIEALAVPGHSNSLLVSLSKDTLVRVWDTNATQCGCVGMTSMVGLPIDMKCHESLCYVAAGSSVTTIDLRTMRKVFTAAVHRPKFCSFQMLPSKFLVCTGGDEKAMLWDIRKACEGKSEPVAILGAHEGPISHLYMDPYKVVTGSRVDPLVMVWETNTGRFTNSFSCGTDNENEYETGCSVMAVDACRIVTANFGMEPEQVWLRDFSNAEVPVPSHEDDYDSKFWELPEV, encoded by the exons ATGAACACTCTTCAAACTATGAACACAACAACAAAggataataatgataataatggtgtatcatcaacaacaacaaaaacaacgtTACAAGATGTCGATGTTGATGCCCTAGCTCATTGTGCTAAGTATCTGAACTTACAAGACCTTTCAAGTTTCGCAACCACTTGTAAATTGTTTAAATCTGTGGCTTATTCCGATTCTATCTGGAATTACTGGTTTAG GGAGCATTGGCCATTTCAAATTTCATTATCTTATCTACATACCTCAGGAGCTTCCAGGGAAGCATATTTGGCTAGACGAAGTGCGGTGCGAGGATTTAAATATATTGATCCTGCAATTTTTCAATATGTTGCATCTCCAAAAGCTAACAGCCATATTTTACTAAACAAGAATCGGATTATTCTTTCTCAG CACTCAAGGATTCAGATTTTCAAAACCGACAAGAAGGATGCAGCTGTTTCCGTGACACTGCAGGATCACAATGCTCGGATTACGTGTGTGAG ATGTTTCCCACTAAATGAAACATCTTTGTTTAGAAGAAAAGGAGATGATTTACTGGTAACTTCTAGCAGCGACCACTCAATCCGTCTTTGGTGGGAG GACCGTTGTCAGCGATGTTTTAAAGGTCATAATGGCACAGTTACCACCATTGCAGATAAACTATTAGGCGATACTGACGTAAGAGTACTTGCAAGTGGAGGAGAAGACAAAACTGTACGTCTTTGGTctatttcttcaagtggtaaACGGGGGCAACATGCTTTGAGAAAAACATTTTTTGGGCATGAAAGGCCAATTGAGGCCCTAGCAGTTCCAGG GCACAGTAATTCTCTCTTAGTGAGCCTCTCCAAAGACACTCTG GTGAGAGTTTGGGATACAAATGCAACTCAATGTGGTTGCGTTGGGATGACTTCAATGGTTGGCCTGCCCATCGATATGAAATGCCATGAATCGTTATGCTACGTGGCTGCTGGTTCATCAGTTACAACAATTGACTTGAGAACAATGCGAAAGGTTTTCACTGCAGCTGTTCATCGACCAAAATTTTGCTCGTTCCAGATGCTTCCCTCCAAATTCTTAGTTTGCACTGGTGGAGATGAAAA AGCTATGCTATGGGACATCAGGAAAGCTTGTGAAGGGAAATCAGAACCAGTTGCTATTCTGGGTGCACATGAGGGTCCAATTTCACATTTATACATGGATCCATACAAAGTTGTCACCGGAAGCCGAGTTGATCCGCTTGTTATGGTCTGGGAAACCAACACTGGTAGGTTTACAAATTCTTTCTCGTGTGGAACAGACAACGAAAATGAATATGAAACTGGTTGTTCCGTCATGGCTGTAGATGCTTGTCGTATAGTTACTGCCAACTTTGGCATGGAACCAGAACAAGTATGGCTCAGGGACTTCAGTAATGCTGAAGTCCCTGTTCCAAGTCATGAGGATGATTACGATTCCAAATTTTGGGAGCTCCCTGAAGTTTAA